The genomic DNA GCAGGCCGGGTTCTTCCCCGCCGATGGCGCCGTCCACGGGCAGATTCCGTCCCCTTATGGCGATCATGGGAAGGAGGGCCGGTCTGGGCCGGCCGGGCGCAGGGGTGGCGAGGGTCAGGCAGGAGCGGCTGGGGGGCGGGAGCTGAGCGATGTGGCGAGGGTTTCGCGGACCAGCCGGCCGACGGCGTCGATCTCGATGAGGAAGCCGTCGTGCCCGTACGGGGAGCCGATCACCTCTAGCTGGTCGCAGGTCGGGATCAGTTCGGCCAGCTCCTCCTGCAGCCGCAGCGGATACAGCCGGTCCGAGTCCACCCCGGCGACCACTGCCCTTGCTGTGATCCGAGCCAGTGCGGCCGCGACCCCACCACGCCCGCGGCCGATGTCGTGGGTGTTCATCGCCTCGGTCAGCACCGCGTAGGTCCCGGCGTCGAAGCGGCGCGCCAGCTTGTCGGCATGGTGGTCCAGGTAGGACTGCACCGCGTAGCGCCCGCCCCGCAGCGGGTCCTCGGTGCCCTGCGGGTCGCGCCCGAACCGGAGGTCCAGCTCGGTCTCGGAGCGGTACGACAAGTGGGCGATGCGCCGGGCCAGCCCCATGCCCTCGTGCGGGCCCTGCCCCGCCGGGGCGTCGTAGTAGTCCCCGCCCCGGAACCGCGGGTCCGAGCGGATCGCCATGACCTGAACGGACTGGGTGCCGATCTGGTCGGGGGTGACTGCGGCCCCGGCGGCGAGCAGTAGCAGGGCGCCCACCCGGGCCGGGTGCGCCACGGCCCACTCCAGCGCCCGCATGCCCCCCATCGACCCGCCGATCGCGGCGGCCCAGCGGTCGATGCCCAGCGCGTCCGCGAACGCGACCTCGACGGCGACCTGGTCCCGCACCGTGATCCGTGGGAACCGGGAGCCCCACGAGCGGCCGTCCGGGGCCGCCGACGACGGCCCCGTCGTCCCCTGGCAGCCTCCGAGCACGTTCGGCGACACCACGAACCACCGGTCGGTGTCGATCGGGGCGCCCGGCCCGATCAGTCCCTGCCACCACCCACCGGTCAGGTGTCCGGGCCCCTCGGGACCCACCACGTGCGAGTCGCCGGTGAGCGCGTGCAGCACGAGGACGGCGTTGGACCGCTGCTCGTCGAGGGTGCCCCAGGTCTCGTACGCCACCCGGACCGACGGCAGTCCGCCGCCGGCCTCGAGCGCGAGCGGCCCGAGGTCGACGAACTCGCGGGCACCCGGGTGGTCGCCCTCGCGCCAGGCGGCGCTGGCGGGAGGGGGGCCGTCGTAGGACAGGGGCATGGGCTCAGCCCTTCGCCGCGCGGAACCCGGCCTCGAGGTCGGCAAGGATGTCCTCGATGCCCTCGATGCCGACGGCCAGCCGGATCAGACCCGGGGTGACGCCGGTCGCCGCCTGCTCCTCCGGGGTGAGCTGGGAGTGCGTGGTCGACGCCGGGTGGATGACCAGCGACCGCACGTCCCCGATGTTCGCGACGTGGCTGTGCAGCGCGAGTGCGTCGACGAACCGCTTGCCCGCCTCGATGCCGCCCTTGATCTCGAAGGCCAGCACCGCGCCGGTGCCCTTCGGCGCGTACTTCCGGCCGCGCTCGTACCAGGGGGACGACGGCAGCCCCGCGTAGCTGACCGACTCGACCTCGTCGCGCTTGTCCAGCCACTCGGCCACCCGCTGCGCGTTGGCCACGTGCCGCTCGATGCGCAGGCTGAGGGTCTCCAGGCCCTGCGCGATGAGGAACGCGTTGAACGGAGCGACGGCCGGACCCAGGTCGCGCAGCAGCTGGACCCGGGCCTTGGTGATGTACGCGGCCGCGCCGAGCGCCTGCGCGTAGACCAGGCCGTGGTAGCTGGGGTCGGGGGTGTTGAACCCGGGGAACCGCTCCGGCGCGGCGGCCCAGTCGAAGGTGCCGCCGTCCACGATCACCCCGGCGACCGCCGTGCCGTGCCCGCCCAGGTACTTCGTGGCCGAGTGGACGACGATGTCGGCACCCCACTCGAACGGGCGGATCAGGTAGGGGGTGGCCACCGTGTTGTCGATGATCAGCGGGACGCCGTTCTCGTGCGCGACCGCGGCCACCGCCGAGATGTCGAGGATGTCGTTCTTCGGGTTGGAGATCGACTCGGCGAAGAACGCCTTGGTGTTCGGCCGGACGGCGCGGCGCCACGACTCCAGATCGTCCGGATCGTCGACGAAGGTGGCCTCGATGCCCAGATT from Actinomycetes bacterium includes the following:
- a CDS encoding bifunctional o-acetylhomoserine/o-acetylserine sulfhydrylase: MTDTQAGWSFETKQIHAGQIPDDTTNARALPIYQTTSYTFRDTDHAAALFGLTEPGNIYTRIMNPTQDVVEQRIAALEGGVGALLLSSGQAAATLAILNLAQAGDHVVSSPSLYGGTYNLLHYTLANLGIEATFVDDPDDLESWRRAVRPNTKAFFAESISNPKNDILDISAVAAVAHENGVPLIIDNTVATPYLIRPFEWGADIVVHSATKYLGGHGTAVAGVIVDGGTFDWAAAPERFPGFNTPDPSYHGLVYAQALGAAAYITKARVQLLRDLGPAVAPFNAFLIAQGLETLSLRIERHVANAQRVAEWLDKRDEVESVSYAGLPSSPWYERGRKYAPKGTGAVLAFEIKGGIEAGKRFVDALALHSHVANIGDVRSLVIHPASTTHSQLTPEEQAATGVTPGLIRLAVGIEGIEDILADLEAGFRAAKG
- a CDS encoding homoserine O-acetyltransferase, with protein sequence MSYDGPPPASAAWREGDHPGAREFVDLGPLALEAGGGLPSVRVAYETWGTLDEQRSNAVLVLHALTGDSHVVGPEGPGHLTGGWWQGLIGPGAPIDTDRWFVVSPNVLGGCQGTTGPSSAAPDGRSWGSRFPRITVRDQVAVEVAFADALGIDRWAAAIGGSMGGMRALEWAVAHPARVGALLLLAAGAAVTPDQIGTQSVQVMAIRSDPRFRGGDYYDAPAGQGPHEGMGLARRIAHLSYRSETELDLRFGRDPQGTEDPLRGGRYAVQSYLDHHADKLARRFDAGTYAVLTEAMNTHDIGRGRGGVAAALARITARAVVAGVDSDRLYPLRLQEELAELIPTCDQLEVIGSPYGHDGFLIEIDAVGRLVRETLATSLSSRPPAAPA